A genomic window from Palaeococcus ferrophilus DSM 13482 includes:
- a CDS encoding phosphoribosyltransferase, with protein sequence MDKVYLTWWQIDRAIFALADELRKNFMPDVIVGIARGGLIPAVRLSHILGDVELKVTDVKFYRDIGERREKPEIRIPLHGSLEGKKVAIVDDVSDTGKTLEVVIDEVKKAGASEVKVVCLSMKPWTSVVPDFYVFRTDKWVVFPWEEFPVVVRE encoded by the coding sequence ATGGACAAGGTTTACCTTACCTGGTGGCAGATTGACAGGGCGATATTCGCGCTCGCCGACGAGCTTAGAAAGAATTTCATGCCCGACGTGATAGTCGGAATCGCGAGAGGAGGACTTATTCCGGCTGTGAGGCTCAGCCACATCCTCGGCGATGTGGAGCTCAAGGTCACGGACGTCAAGTTCTACCGCGATATAGGGGAGAGAAGGGAGAAGCCCGAGATAAGGATACCCCTTCACGGTTCGCTAGAGGGCAAGAAGGTGGCGATAGTGGACGACGTGAGCGACACTGGCAAGACGCTCGAGGTGGTCATTGATGAGGTCAAGAAGGCCGGTGCAAGCGAGGTAAAGGTCGTGTGCCTCTCAATGAAGCCGTGGACCTCGGTGGTTCCTGATTTCTACGTTTTCAGGACGGACAAGTG